Proteins found in one Coffea eugenioides isolate CCC68of chromosome 5, Ceug_1.0, whole genome shotgun sequence genomic segment:
- the LOC113770052 gene encoding syntaxin-51-like, with protein sequence MASSGDPWVKEYNEAVKLADDITNMISERNSLPATGPEAQRHASAIRRKITILSTRLESLQSLLSRLPGKQLTEKEMNRRKDMLANLRSKVNQMASTLNMSNFANRDSLLGPEIKPVDAMTRAKGLDNYGVVGLQRQVMKEQDEGLEKLEETVISTKHIALAVNEELDLHTRLIDNLDEHVDVTDSRLQRVQKRLAILNKKPRVVAPACACFYPSSALWFWLL encoded by the exons ATGGCGTCTTCTGGAGACCCGTGGGTGAAGGAGTACAATGAAGCGGTCAAACTTGCTGATGACATAACTAACATGATTTCAGAGAGGAATTCATTGCCTGCAACAGGGCCAGAGGCCCAGCGTCATGCATCTGCCATACGAAGGAAAATCACGATATTGTCCACTAGACTTGAGAGCCTACAATCTCTTCTTTCAAGGCTTCCTGGAAAGCAGCT GACAGAGAAAGAAATGAATCGCCGCAAAGATATGCTTGCAAATTTGAGATCAAAAGTAAACCAGATGGCCTCCACATTGAACATGTCAAACTTTGCCAATAGGGACAGCTTGCTTGGGCCTGAGATTAAGCCTGTTGATGCCATGACCAGAGCAAAAGGTCTTGACAACTATGGTGTTGTTGGTCTTCAACGACAAGTCATGAAAG AGCAAGATGAGGGCCTGGAGAAGTTGGAGGAGACAGTTATAAGCACCAAACACATTGCATTGGCAGTCAATGAAGAACTTGATCTACACACTAGACTAATT GATAACCTGGACGAACATGTGGATGTCACTGATTCCCGCTTACAG CGAGTGCAGAAGCGGCTtgcaattttgaacaaaaaacCAAGGGTGGTTGCTCCTGCATGTGCCTGCTTTTATCCGTCATCGGCATTGTGGTTCTGGTTGCTGTAA
- the LOC113770071 gene encoding transcription initiation factor TFIID subunit 6-like, which translates to MSTVPQESIEVISQSLGINNLAPEVLPDLASDVEFRVREIMQEAIKCMRHSKRTTLTSEDVDSALGLRNVEPIHGFASGDPLRFKNAAGHNNLYYIRDKDVEFKDVIDAPLPKAPLETTLVAHWLAIEGVQPAIPENATLEVKSDNRKAEYREDGVSVDVKLPVKHVLSRELQLYFEKITELTVSRSSSILFKEALVSLATDSGLHPLVPYFAYFIADEVSRNLNNSYQLIGLMRLVWSLLQNPHIHIEPYLHQLMPSVMTCLVAKKLGNKFSDNHWELRNFTADLVALICKRYGHVYHNLQPRVTRTLVHTFLDPTKALPQHFGAIQGLAALGPSVVRLLVLPNLEPYLRLLEPEMLLEKQKNGMNRLAAWHVYGALIRAVGLCMYNRLKKLPTLLPPLRAMSRSNPKVITKIPSKRKATVDNMMQQPPLKKLATKGPMGSLTANSVPVDMSGTSGGYAANIQVTDSSFPSISKTFSNENVRGISARRDGVASQGHKSSAVLQQAWKEEFDTGNLLPLLYEYFGESMLNFVPTPEFSLLL; encoded by the exons ATGAGCACAGTGCCGCAGGAATCAATTGAAGTAATTTCACAAAGCTTAGGAATCAATAATTTAGCCCCGGAAGTCTTGCCTGATCTCGCTTCCGATGTGGAGTTCCGCGTTCGCGAGATTATGCAG GAGGCTATCAAATGCATGCGCCACTCCAAAAGAACTACTTTGACTTCTGAAGATGTGGACAGTGCCCTTGGCTTACGAAATGTTGAG CCTATACATGGGTTTGCTTCAGGAGATCCATTGCGGTTTAAAAATGCTGCTGGGCACAACAATTTGTATTACATTCGTGACAAAGATGTTGAATTCAAAGAT GTAATTGATGCTCCTTTACCGAAAGCGCCATTAGAGACCACACTTGTTGCTCATTGGTTAGCTATCGAAGGAGTTCAACCGGCTATTCCAGAGAATGCAACTCTTGAAG TGAAATCTGACAACAGAAAGGCTGAGTACAGAGAAGACGGTGTTTCTGTTGATGTTAAATTACCTGTGAAGCATGTATTGTCTCGTGAACTGCAG CTTTACTTTGAGAAAATTACTGAGCTTACTGTAAGTAGATCTAGCTCCATTCTCTTTAAAGAGGCACTAGTGAGCTTGGCAACTGACTCAGGGCTGCACCCTTTAGTTCCTTACTTTGCATATTTTATTGCTGACGAG GTTTCCAGGAATTTAAATAATTCTTATCAACTTATTGGTTTGATGCGGCTTGTCTGGAGCCTCCTGCAGAATCCTCATATCCACATTGAGCCATAT CTGCACCAATTAATGCCATCTGTAATGACATGTCTAGTGGCAAAAAAGTTGGGGAATAAGTTTTCAGATAACCACTGGGAGCTGAGAAACTTCACTGCTGACCTGGTTGCCTTAATATGCAAGAG GTATGGTCACGTTTATCACAATCTCCAGCCACGGGTGACAAGGACATTGGTTCACACCTTCTTAGATCCGACAAAAGCACTGCCTCAACATTTTGGTGCAATTCAAGGGTTGGCAGCCCTTGGACCTAGCGTG GTCCGTTTGCTTGTGCTACCCAACCTTGAGCCCTATTTGCGGCTTTTAGAGCCAGAAATGCTGCTGGAAAAGCAAAAGAATGGGATGAACAGGCTGGCAGCCTGGCATGTCTATGGAGCTTTAATA CGTGCAGTTGGTCTGTGCATGTACAATCGGCTTAAAAAGCTTCCTACCCTTCTGCCGCCTCTACGTGCCATGTCAAGGAGCAACCCAAAAGTCATCACTAAAATTCCAA GTAAACGTAAAGCTACTGTGGACAACATGATGCAGCAGCCACCACTTAAAAAATTGGCAACCAAAGGTCCAATGGGTTCTTTGACGGCAAACTCAGTGCCGGTAGACATGTCAGGCACTAGTGGTGGATATGCTGCAAATATTCAGGTTACGGATTCTAGTTTTCCGTCAATCTCAAAAACTTTCTCGAATGAAAATGTCAGAGGAATCAGTGCAAGAAGGGATGGGGTTGCTAGTCAAGGGCATAAATCATCAGCTGTTCTTCAACAGGCTTGGAAGGAGGAATTTGACACTGGAAACTTGTTGCCTCTATTGTACGAGTATTTTGGAGAGAGCATGTTAAATTTTGTACCCACACCTGAATTCTCTCTCCTCTTGTGA
- the LOC113770072 gene encoding cell division protein FtsZ homolog 1, chloroplastic, producing the protein MAATFGLTTPAAAAAELTSSSSTSVGIYHKTLSPFVSKVCISPRTCRRTHRSGVCSSFTPMDSAKIKVVGVGGGGNNAVNRMIGRGLQGVDFYAINTDAQALLQSAAGNPIQIGELLTRGLGTGGNPLLGEQAAEESKEAIANALKGSDMVFITAGMGGGTGSGAAPVVAEISKEGGYLTVGVVTYPFSFEGRKRSLQALEAIERLQKNVDTLIVIPNDRLLDIADEQTPLQDAFLLADDVLRQGVQGISDIITIPGLVNVDFADVKAVMKNSGTAMLGVGVSSSKNRAEEAAEQATLAPLIGSSIQSATGVVYNITGGKDITLQEVNRVSQVVTSLADPSANIIFGAVVDERYNGEIHVTIIATGFTQSFQKTLLTDPRGTKLAEKGTGTQDSLKLPVTMKSSAAPPLNSRPPRKLFF; encoded by the exons ATGGCCGCTACGTTTGGACTGACAACCCCAGCGGCCGCAGCTGCTGAGTTAACCTCGTCTTCTTCGACTTCCGTTGGAATTTACCACAAGACCCTCTCTCCATTCGTCTCCAAAGTATGCATTTCTCCAAGGACTTGCCGGAGAACTCACCGTTCGGGCGTCTGCAGTTCCTTTACGCCAATGGACTCCGCCAAGATAAAGGTTGTCGGTGTTGGTGGCGGTGGCAACAATGCCGTCAACCGCATGATTGGCAGAGGTTTGCAG GGTGTTGATTTTTATGCCATAAATACAGATGCTCAAGCACTGCTGCAATCTGCTGCTGGAAATCCAATTCAGATTGGAGAGCTTCTAACTCGTGGACttg GTACTGGGGGCAATCCCCTTCTGGGGGAGCAAGCTGCAGAAGAATCAAAGGAAGCCATTGCAAATGCTCTTAAAGGATCAGATATGGTGTTTATAACTGCTGGAATGGGTGGCGGAACAGGATCCGGTGCTGCTCCTGTTGTTGCTGAAATATCAAAGGAAGGTGGTTATTTGACTGTTGGTGTTGTCACATATCCTTTCAGCTTTGAAGGACGCAAACGATCCCTCCAG GCTTTGGAGGCTATAGAAAGACTTCAGAAAAATGTTGATACCCTAATAGTGATTCCAAATGACCGTTTACTGGATATTGCTGATGAGCAGACCCCCCTTCAGGATGCTTTCCTTCTAGCTGATGATGTTCTACGTCAGGGTGTCCAGGGAATTTCAGATATAATCACA ATACCTGGGCTGGTAAATGTGGATTTTGCAGATGTAAAGGCAGTCATGAAAAATTCTGGAACAGCTATGCTGGGAGTGGGTGTTTCTTCCAGCAAGAACCGTGCTGAAGAAGCAGCTGAACAGGCAACTCTGGCGCCTCTGATAGGATCATCCATTCAATCTGCTACTGGTGTAGTTTATAATATAACTGGAGGAAAGGACATAACCTTGCAAGAGGTGAATAGGGTATCGCAG GTGGTTACGAGCTTGGCAGATCCGTCAGCTAATATTATCTTTGGTGCTGTTGTGGATGAACGGTACAATGGAGAGATCCATGTAACAATTATTGCAACTGGCTTCACTCAATCATTTCAGAAGACTCTTCTAACCGACCCCAGGGGAACGAAGTTGGCTGAGAAGGGGACTGGAACCCAAGACAGCTTGAAATTACCTGTCACCATGAAGTCATCTGCCGCACCCCCTTTAAATTCTAGGCCTCCTAGGAAgcttttcttttga
- the LOC113772230 gene encoding V-type proton ATPase subunit e1 — protein sequence MGFFVTTLIFVAIGVIASLCARICCNRGPSANLLHLTLIITATVCCWLMWAIVYIAQMKPLIVPILSEE from the exons ATGGGGTTTTTTGTGACAACCCTAATTTTTGTTGCGATTGGCGTTATTGCATCTCTCTGCGCCAGAATTTGCTGTAACAGGGGTCCCTCGGCAAATCT GTTGCACCTGACGTTGATAATTACTGCAACAGTATGCTGTTGGCTGAT GTGGGCTATCGTATATATAGCACAGATGAAACCACTTATTGTTCCTATTTTAAGCGAAGAGTAA
- the LOC113770224 gene encoding DNA topoisomerase 1 produces MAVEACSTPSLLEDSDEENAPLVFKRTSSSSKQNLSNSDTKKLSSQKRDGQSSRNSSDVCPVNGQSSSAQTGRVVSSAKTPPAKSPLSSPKAANISAKTSLITSPGANSKPSSSTSATVKQLENHKNSPVVKLPKPSVPAAKPSSTPVDSDDDKPLMAKLPSGSSRAIVNHGNKDGDGSSLVQKPGVEEDEDSDDEKPLSSRYSSKSKLVESISKTRNPGEKKTLPAKVQQNGSALRDGPVGKSSSLSNKRPPGEVKSSDESAVKKPKLSGPTAAINKKQAMLKAEPKVEDNDDDILISQTAKKTFASASKPKSNDDDDDHVPITQRMKKSTTSVSQSSSVKKVAKVVSSSLKKTNKKSKKIIKKSKYSKSSKVPPGSGEGQKWTTLVHNGVIFPPPYKPHGVKMLYKGQPVTLTPEQEEVATMFAVMLDTDYMSKPQFKENFFSDWKKILGKNHTIQNLENCDFRPIYEWHQKEKEKKKQMTTEEKKSLKEEKLKQEEKYMWAIVDGVKEKVGNFRVEPPGLFRGRGEHPKMGKLKKRIRPRDITINIGKDAPIPECPIPGERWKEIRHDNTVTWLAFWNDPINPKEFKYVFLAASSTLKGQSDKEKYEKARLLKDYIHGIRTAYTKDFASKDPMKKQIAVATYLIDKLALRAGNEKDDDEADTVGCCTLKVENVEPVPPNILKFDFLGKDSIRYQNEVEVESGVFKAIQQFRSGKEGSEDLFDKLDTSKLNAHLKELMPGLTAKVFRTYNASITLDDMLSRKTNGGDVLEKVVVYQQANKEVAIICNHQRTVSKTHSAQMSRLNEKIEELKGVLEELKTDLSRAKKGKPPLKNADGKPKRNLNPEALERKIAQTNAKIEKMERDKETKEDLKTVALGTSKINYLDPRITVAWCKRHEVPIEKIFNKSLLAKFAWSMDVDPSFRF; encoded by the exons ATGGCTGTTGAGGCCTGTTCGACACCTAGTTTGCTGGAAGATAGCGATGAGGAGAATGCACCCTTAGTATTCAAGAGAACCAGCTCATCATCAAAGCAAAATCTATCTAACTCAGATACAAAGAAATTGTCATCTCAGAAGCGTGATGGACAATCATCTAGAAACAGTTCAGATGTATGTCCTGTGAATGGCCAAAGTTCTAGTGCTCAAACAGGTAGGGTAGTTTCCTCAGCCAAGACACCACCTGCCAAATCACCTCTTTCTAGCCCAAAAGCAGCAAATATCTCAGCCAAGACTTCATTGATTACGTCTCCTGGAGCAAATTCAAAACCATCTTCTTCTACATCTGCTACCGTGAAACAGCtggaaaatcataaaaattccCCTGTGGTTAAGCTTCCAAAGCCTTCTGTACCTGCTGCTAAACCGAGTAGCACCCCTGTGGATTCTGATGATGACAAACCATTGATGGCTAAGCTTCCCAGTGGGTCATCCAGGGCAATTGTTAACCATGGTAATAAAGACGGTGATGGTTCCAGTTTGGTTCAGAAGCCAGGGGTCGAAGAAGATGAAGATTCAGATGACGAAAAACCTCTATCATCTAGGTATTCATCAAAGTCTAAGTTAGTTGAATCTATAAGCAAGACAAGAAACCCGGGTGAAAAGAAGACATTACCAGCTAAAGTTCAACAAAATGGTTCTGCCTTGAGGGATGGTCCTGTTGGCAAATCTTCTTCTCTGTCAAATAAAAGACCTCCTGGTGAGGTTAAATCTTCAGATGAGTCTGCAGTGAAAAAGCCTAAGCTTTCAGGTCCAACTGCAGCCATCAATAAGAAGCAGGCAATGCTCAAAGCAGAACCAAAGGTGGAGGATAATGATGATGATATTCTTATCTCGCAAACAGCCAAGAAGACGTTTGCTTCAGCCAGTAAGCCAAAGTCTAACGATGACGATGACGATCATGTTCCTATAACCCAGAGAATGAAGAAGTCAACTACTTCTGTTAGTCAGTCGTCTTCTGTGAAAAAAGTAGCTAAAGTTGTTTCATCTTCTCTGAAAAAAACGAATAAGAAgtctaagaaaataattaaaaagtcAAAGTACTCCAAGTCATCTAAAGTGCCTCCTGGCTCTGGAGAAGGTCAAAAGTGGACTACTTTGGTTCATAATGGTGTCATTTTTCCTCCTCCCTACAAGCCTCATGGGGTTAAGATGCTGTACAAGGGCCAGCCTGTTACTCTGACTCCTGAACAGGAGgag GTTGCTACTATGTTTGCTGTGATGTTAGATACTGATTACATGAGTAAACCTCAATTCAAAGAGAACTTCTTTAGTGACTGGAAAAAGATACTGGGAAAGAATCATACCATTCAGAACTTGGAAAACTGCGACTTCAGACCTATATATGAGTGGCAtcagaaagaaaaggagaaaaagaaacagaTGACTACAGAA GAGAAGAAGTCCTTAAAAGAAGAGAAGCTTAAGCAAGAAGAGAAGTATATGTGGGCCATTGTTGATGGCGTCAAAGAGAAG GTTGGCAACTTCAGGGTGGAACCACCTGGATTGTTTCGAGGTCGTGGAGAGCATCCCAAG ATGGGAAAGTTGAAAAAACGCATTCGTCCAAGAGACATTACCATAAACATCGGAAAGGATGCTCCAATTCCAGAATGTCCCATCCCTGGTGAAAG ATGGAAGGAAATAAGGCATGACAACACAGTGACCTGGTTAGCATTTTGGAATGATCCAATTAATCCAAAGGAATTCAAATATGTTTTTCTTGCAGCCAGCAGCACCTTAAAGGGGCAAAGtgataaagaaaaatatgagaaggCAAGGCTGTTAAAG GACTATATTCATGGCATTAGAACTGCTTATACTAAGGATTTTGCCAGTAAAGATCCAATGAAGAAGCAAATAGCAGTTGCAACTTATCTTATAGATAAACTAGCCCTCAGGGCAGGCAATGAGAAG GATGATGATGAAGCAGATACAGTTGGTTGCTGCACACTGAAAGTAGAAAATGTAGAACCCGTACCTCCAAATATTTTGAAG TTTGACTTCCTTGGTAAAGATTCAATTAGATATCAGAATGAGGTTGAGGTTGAATCTGGAGTTTTCAAGGCAATTCAGCAGTTTCGAAGTG GGAAAGAGGGTAGTGAAGATCTTTTTGACAAGCTTGACACAAGTAAACTGAATGCTCATCTGAAGGAATTAATGCCTGGTCTTACTGCAAAAGTTTTTCGTACATATAATGCATCTATAACATTAGATGACATG TTAAGTAGGAAAACCAATGGTGGAGATGTCCTTGAGAAAGTAGTCGTATATCAACAAGCAAACAAGGAG GTTGCTATTATTTGTAATCATCAGCGTACTGTCTCAAAGACCCACAGTGCACAAATGTCTCGGCTGAATGAAAAGATTGAGGAACTCAAG GGTGTTCTGGAAGAATTGAAAACTGATTTGTCTAGGGCCAAAAAGGGGAAGCCACCATTAAAGAATGCTGATGGGAAGCCGAAGAGGAATTTGAATCCAGAAGC GCTTGAGAGAAAGATAGCTCAAACTAATGCTAAAATTGAGAAGATGGAACGGGACAAGGAGACCAAAGAGGATCTGAAAACTGTAGCATTGGGTACGTCAAAGATCAACTACCTTGATCCCAGAATAACAGTTGCATGGTGCAAGCGGCATGAAGTACCTATTGAGAAG ATATTCAACAAGTCACTTCTGGCCAAGTTTGCTTGGTCCATGGATGTTGATCCTAGCTTCAGATTCTGA
- the LOC113769884 gene encoding acyl-CoA--sterol O-acyltransferase 1-like: protein MGDEIKSSIFAFASVPASLSYCYFIAARIPKGFLRLIFLLPVYYHFTILPLYMPIIFFRGVSTLFITWLGNFKLLLFAFGRGPLSSDQSMPLHIFIASCALPIRTKLPNVNPSSTSSRPSKKKPWFLNLGTEILALFSLFGLAAKYEETVHPVVVQIAYSCAMFFLIEVLVTLSSSAVRALVGLELEAPSDEPYLSASLQDFWGKRWNLSVTNALRHTIYKPVRSISAVVLGNRSAALPAIFATFLVSGLMHELIYYYLSGVKPSWEVTWFFVLHGICVVIEMVLKTALGGKWAVPRLIAAPLTLGFVISTGMWLFFPPLTEMGIDKMVFEEFSCAGEYVKGRLVALCPTILGHKSRS from the coding sequence ATGGGGGACGAGATCAAGAGTTCAATCTTTGCTTTCGCATCGGTGCCAGCATCTCTCAGTTACTGCTATTTCATTGCCGCAAGAATCCCAAAAGGGTTCTTGAGGCTGATTTTTCTCCTACCCGTCTACTATCACTTCACAATTCTCCCTCTTTACATGCCCATTATCTTCTTTAGAGGTGTCTCAACACTCTTCATAACATGGCTCGGCAACTTCAAGCTGCTCCTCTTTGCCTTTGGACGAGGTCCACTCTCCTCGGACCAATCCATGCCCTTGCACATCTTCATCGCCTCCTGTGCTCTCCCCATCAGAACCAAGCTGCCAAATGTCAACCCCTCATCTACTTCTTCCCGACCCTCCAAGAAAAAGCCATGGTTTTTAAATTTAGGAACGGAGATCTTAGCTTTATTCTCTTTATTTGGGCTGGCAGCCAAATATGAAGAAACTGTACACCCCGTAGTTGTACAAATAGCCTATAGTTGCGCGATGTTTTTCCTAATTGAAGTTCTGGTGACGCTCTCTAGTTCCGCGGTCCGAGCCCTGGTGGGTCTAGAGCTGGAGGCACCGTCCGACGAGCCCTACTTATCAGCTTCTCTGCAAGATTTCTGGGGCAAGAGGTGGAACCTCTCAGTAACAAATGCACTGCGGCACACAATATACAAGCCCGTCAGGTCAATATCGGCGGTCGTACTGGGGAATCGATCAGCCGCACTGCCTGCCATCTTCGCGACCTTTCTTGTCTCTGGTCTAATGCATGAACTCATATACTATTACCTCTCAGGTGTGAAGCCCTCCTGGGAAGTGACGTGGTTCTTCGTTCTGCATGGAATTTGTGTTGTGATTGAAATGGTGTTGAAGACAGCTTTGGGAGGAAAATGGGCGGTGCCCCGGTTAATTGCGGCCCCGTTGACACTTGGGTTTGTGATTTCAACCGGTATGTGGTTGTTTTTCCCTCCGTTGACCGAGATGGGGATTGATAAAATGGTTTTTGAAGAGTTCAGTTGCGCTGGCGAGTATGTGAAGGGTAGGCTGGTGGCCTTATGTCCCACTATCCTGGGCCACAAATCGAGGAGTTAA